One Phaseolus vulgaris cultivar G19833 chromosome 4, P. vulgaris v2.0, whole genome shotgun sequence DNA window includes the following coding sequences:
- the LOC137837593 gene encoding scarecrow-like protein 8: protein MSSPGFTGGGGASDYFAGAGGFSGRSIPAATMNNPNGAATATANLHPLYRTQQQNLPAMFLDPASQQIAQRQTPTFIGKRTLTEFQTYNQTYNQTYNQPNTNPNHVLSNLLLRSVKPRTSFSQGSMDGFPELHNQNPSVYHQQQQRFGVPLLHQFRPQPINLPSNGSGPMPSPNYGYRNSNLGMPQNRVRLSVPLPLPVQVSEPEKKIMDHRLLELEKQLLEDNDEGEEADAASVITTSEWSETYQNLISPGPVQKLVSTSPTSSTTSSTSSSSSVASPASGCSKQTLMEAASAIVEGKYDMAMEILNRLNGPNSNNRTDRLTDCMVLALKSRMNPVEYPPPVAELFGYEHAESTQLILENSMCFKIGLMAANLAILEAAFEEKTENRFCVLDFEIGQGKQYPHLFNALSARGQNVTLKIVAVAENGGEDRVRAVGDSLSHLAERKRIGFEFRLITTPKLSELTRESLGCNENEVLMVNFAFKLNKIPDESVSIENQRDELLRRVKGLAPRVVTVVEQEMNANTAPFLARVAETLSFYGMLLESIEAMNNNISINNSDRVRLEEGLSRKLHNTVACEGRDRVERCEVFGKWRARMSMAGFELKPLSQNMAESIKSRLTATNNRVNSGLTVKEENGGICSGWMGKTLTVASVWR from the coding sequence ATGTCATCGCCGGGGTTCACTGGCGGAGGTGGGGCGTCCGATTACTTCGCCGGAGCGGGTGGTTTCAGCGGCAGATCCATTCCAGCGGCCACCATGAACAACCCCAACGGTGCTGCGACTGCCACCGCAAACCTCCACCCTCTCTACCGAACCCAGCAACAGAACCTTCCCGCAATGTTTCTAGATCCTGCCTCTCAGCAGATCGCCCAACGACAAACACCAACCTTCATCGGTAAACGCACCCTCACCGAATTCCAAACCTATAATCAAACCTATAACCAAACCTACAACCAACCCAACACCAACCCCAACCATGTCCTCTCCAACCTCTTGCTTCGTTCGGTCAAGCCGCGAACCAGTTTCTCTCAGGGTTCCATGGATGGCTTTCCCGAATTGCATAACCAAAACCCTTCCGTCTACCACCAACAGCAGCAGCGTTTCGGTGTTCCTTTACTTCATCAGTTCCGTCCCCAGCCCATTAACCTTCCCAGCAATGGGTCTGGGCCCATGCCAAGCCCAAATTACGGCTACCGGAACTCGAATTTGGGCATGCCACAGAACCGGGTTCGTCTTTCTGTTCCTCTCCCGCTTCCGGTTCAGGTCTCTGAGCCAGAGAAGAAGATCATGGATCATCGGCTTCTGGAATTGGAGAAGCAGCTTCTTGAAGACAACGATGAAGGAGAAGAAGCCGATGCTGCATCTGTGATAACCACTAGCGAGTGGTCTGAAACTTATCAGAATTTAATCAGTCCCGGTCCGGTTCAGAAATTGGTTTCCACGTCACCTACTTCATCAACCACATCATCTACGTCATCTTCCTCCTCTGTCGCTTCGCCTGCTTCTGGATGCTCCAAGCAAACTCTCATGGAAGCCGCATCTGCAATTGTTGAAGGAAAATATGACATGGCTATGGAGATCCTGAACCGGTTGAACGGTCCGAATTCGAACAACAGAACTGATAGATTAACCGATTGCATGGTCTTGGCGTTGAAGTCTAGGATGAATCCGGTGGAATATCCACCTCCAGTGGCGGAGCTTTTCGGCTATGAACATGCCGAGTCGACTCAGTTGATTCTGGAAAACTCCATGTGCTTTAAGATAGGGTTAATGGCTGCGAATCTTGCGATTTTGGAAGCTGCATTTGAGGAGAAAACGGAAAACAGGTTCTGCGTGTTGGATTTTGAGATTGGACAGGGAAAGCAGTATCCGCATCTCTTCAACGCGCTCTCTGCACGTGGACAGAACGTCACACTCAAGATTGTGGCGGTAGCCGAGAACGGTGGCGAAGACAGGGTGCGTGCCGTCGGAGACTCGCTGAGTCACCTAGCAGAGAGGAAGAGGATCGGGTTCGAGTTCAGACTGATAACAACTCCTAAACTCTCTGAGTTGACTCGTGAATCGCTGGGATGCAATGAGAACGAAGTTCTCATGGTGAACTTTGCGTTCAAGCTTAACAAAATTCCAGACGAGAGCGTCTCTATCGAGAATCAACGCGACGAGCTTCTCCGGCGCGTGAAGGGACTCGCGCCGCGCGTGGTGACAGTGGTTGAGCAGGAGATGAACGCGAACACAGCGCCTTTCCTGGCTCGTGTGGCAGAAACGCTGTCGTTCTATGGTATGTTGTTGGAGTCCATTGAAGCCATGAATAACAATATCAGCATCAACAACTCTGACCGAGTCAGACTCGAAGAAGGACTGAGCCGAAAGTTACACAACACAGTAGCATGCGAAGGCAGAGACCGTGTAGAACGTTGTGAAGTGTTTGGGAAATGGCGTGCGCGAATGAGCATGGCAGGGTTCGAGTTAAAGCCGCTGAGTCAAAACATGGCCGAGTCAATAAAATCAAGACTCACCGCCACCAACAACCGAGTCAACTCGGGACTGACGGTGAAGGAAGAAAACGGTGGAATTTGCTCCGGTTGGATGGGTAAAACACTCACAGTTGCATCTGTTTGGCGTTAA